TTCAATTGGCATGGTCATCGCATTTGCCATCATTAAGGATCAATTTCACGGTCCTGAAATGGGTAAAATGATGTCTATGGTTTTAGCAATTTTAGGTTTATCACCTGTTGCGGCCCCGCTCATTGGTGATGCGCTACAACATTTAGGCTCATGGCGCACGATTTTCCTTTTCCTAGCCATTTATGCCGCTGCTGTCATGGCATTAGTCGCGGTGTTTTTACCTGAAACACGCGGTGAAGAACAACGTGCTGAATTTAAGTTAAATCAAACTTTCCATCATTACGTAAATATTGCCACAGATCGTAAATTTATTATCTATGCTTTGACATTATGTATTGCTCAAGCTGGTTTCTTTGCCTATATCGCAGGTTCAGCGAGCGTGTTTATTAGTGAATATCAACTCAGTTCTACCCAATTTAGTCTATTATTTGCGGTAAATGCCTTTGGTTTAATTGCAGCTGCTATTTTAAATCCAAAACTTCATGAAAAATTCGGTGTACTTAATGCCTATAAAGTGGTGAATATTGCATATTTTATTGTCATTACATTGTTATTACTTTATCTGTATTTCGGTATCAATCACTTGGCTATTATGTGTATTGGTTTATTCATTGCTGTGGCGCTGCTCGGCTTTATCATGCCGACAGGCAGTCAATTGGCACTGATGCATCAAGGACGAAATGCCGGGACTGCGTCTGCGCTTTTAGGCTCGATGCAATTTGGTTTTGGTGCAATCATCACCACGATTACAGGTTTGTTTGCGGCCTATGCCGGTTTAGGCTTAATTAGCATTATTTTTGTATGCGCTGCACTGTCTGCTGCAATGTGTTTAATTCTATTTCCGAAAAAACTCTGATGTAATTCTTAATTTATAAATTTCTTTTAAACTGAACCCTATGCAAATGCGTGGGGTGATTTTTATGGTCAGGGTTATTAGCACGAAAGATATTCATCACATAAATTTTATTGTAATTTTTGTTCAATCTTTTTTATCGCTGCATACTTTGAGTTATACATATGTACGACTCTCGTGAGACAAGCGGATATCAAAATGAATTCATTATAAGCTGCGTACTGCTTAAATCTTTTTAAATCGATTTTAGATGGAGCTTAGAATGACAAGTCAAAATAGCAACCATGAAAACCGCCAAAAATTATGGGAACTTTTAAAAGAAGTTCGCTTTACCATGATCAGTCATCAAACTGAAAATAATGAAATCCATGCACAACCGATGACCATGCTGAATTCAGACAAACTGAATGAACATGAAAATTTATACTTTTTACTCAAAGACACTAATGACATTGTCAAAGCATTAAGTGCAGGTCGCTCAAATTTGGGACTCACCTTCTCTAAACCATCGAATGATACTTATATCTCGATTAGTGCCGAAGGTCATATCACTACCGATCGTACCTTAATCGAAACCTTATGGAATCCATGGGCAGAAAATTGGTTTGATGGTAAAGATGATCCTAGCGTTAGGGTCTTGGTGGCAAAAGCCATCAGTGCAGAATATTGGGATGTAAAAGACAATAAAGTCACGAGTCTGTTTAAAGTACTTAAAGCCAATGTGACAGGTGAAACCCAAGAACCAGATACAGATCACCAAAAACTTGATCTTTAATATAAAAAAGCCTCTCAATGAGAGGCTTTTTTTGAGCTGAATGTTCAATTAGTTGAATTATTTTGCCGCCATACGAATTGCACCATCTAAACGAATCACTTCACCATTTAAATACGCATTTTCAATAATCTGACCGACTAACTGTGCATATTCAGAAGGTTTCGCTAAACGTGGTGGGAATGGCACCATTTGTCCAAGTGAATCTTGCACATTTTGTGGCAAACCTTTCAGCATCGGTGTTTCCATAATGCCTGGTGCAATGGTCATGACACGAATCGCATGTTTGGCAAGCTCACGTGCAAGCGGCAAAGTCATCGCAACCACCGCACCCTTGGAAGCAGAATACGCTACCTGACCAATTTGACCCTCAAATGCCGCGACAGATGCAGTATTAATAATCACACCACGTTCTTCCTCACCCTCTTTTAATTGATAGTTTGACATGAGTTCTGCCGCATAACGCAGCATGTTAAAAGTACCTGTGACATTAATATTTAATGTACGTTGAAACATAGCAAGGTCATGCAAACCTTCACGACCCAATACTTTGGCTGAAGGTGCAATCCCTGCACAGTTAATTAAACCATTGAGCTGAGCATGTGTTTGTGCAATCGTTTGAAAGAAGGACTCGACTTGTGCTTCGTTGGTCACATCCAACTGATGAAACTCAGCTTGATCACCTAATTCTTGTTGTAGCTGTTGACCTAACTCAAGGTTCATATCTACCATCAGGACACGTGCACCGCGCTCACCTAAATATTTTGCTGTTGCTGCACCTAAACCCGATGCGCCACCTGTCACCACGAAAACTTTATTTTGAATATCCATAAGCTATAACTTTTATTTTGAAAATTTTTAATAAGATTAGACAGACCTATTCTTACTTGCAAATCTATTCATGACCCTTGGGTTTTAAATATAGTTAAACTATAAATTATTAAGACCTAAAAACGATTAATATGAATTTCAAAACTTAAGTGATTATTTTTTCTATACATTTCCATTTCAAGCTTTATCACCAAAATAAATGAGACTTTACAGTCATCTTATAGCTTTTGAATTTAGTCTTTTTTTAGATTAGTTTTTACGCAATTTAAAGCAATTGCTTTGCTTCACTCCCACGCTCCTCATAAGGTATTCCTATGTCGAAGATGATTGATGTCCTTGAACAGCAGGTTGTTCAAAACTTTTCTCAAGCTTTCTTCCATTCAAGCGATCTTGTTGCCGAACAGCTT
This window of the Acinetobacter sp. NCu2D-2 genome carries:
- a CDS encoding multidrug effflux MFS transporter, whose amino-acid sequence is MTASLNRAMPLLIALLATIGPLGIDMYLPSIPAMAASLGSNEGAVQLSLMTFFAGLMLGQLIYGPLSDKFGRKPLIYLGLSIFVLGSIACSMAENVLQLQWIRFIQGLGGSIGMVIAFAIIKDQFHGPEMGKMMSMVLAILGLSPVAAPLIGDALQHLGSWRTIFLFLAIYAAAVMALVAVFLPETRGEEQRAEFKLNQTFHHYVNIATDRKFIIYALTLCIAQAGFFAYIAGSASVFISEYQLSSTQFSLLFAVNAFGLIAAAILNPKLHEKFGVLNAYKVVNIAYFIVITLLLLYLYFGINHLAIMCIGLFIAVALLGFIMPTGSQLALMHQGRNAGTASALLGSMQFGFGAIITTITGLFAAYAGLGLISIIFVCAALSAAMCLILFPKKL
- a CDS encoding pyridoxamine 5'-phosphate oxidase family protein, which codes for MTSQNSNHENRQKLWELLKEVRFTMISHQTENNEIHAQPMTMLNSDKLNEHENLYFLLKDTNDIVKALSAGRSNLGLTFSKPSNDTYISISAEGHITTDRTLIETLWNPWAENWFDGKDDPSVRVLVAKAISAEYWDVKDNKVTSLFKVLKANVTGETQEPDTDHQKLDL
- a CDS encoding 3-hydroxyacyl-CoA dehydrogenase, with translation MDIQNKVFVVTGGASGLGAATAKYLGERGARVLMVDMNLELGQQLQQELGDQAEFHQLDVTNEAQVESFFQTIAQTHAQLNGLINCAGIAPSAKVLGREGLHDLAMFQRTLNINVTGTFNMLRYAAELMSNYQLKEGEEERGVIINTASVAAFEGQIGQVAYSASKGAVVAMTLPLARELAKHAIRVMTIAPGIMETPMLKGLPQNVQDSLGQMVPFPPRLAKPSEYAQLVGQIIENAYLNGEVIRLDGAIRMAAK